The DNA window GAAGAAATGGCTGTAGAAGGAGCGCTAACGAAAGAAAACGGCCGATTTCTTTCGTTACGTCGCCAAATACACCCGCTAACGAAAGAAAACTTTCGTTAGCGGGGCTCGTCGTCCATGAAACGCTCGAACGCGGCCATGAGAAATTCGGGGCCCTCGCGCCAATATTCGAGGGAGTAATCGAATAGAAGGTCGTACGCGCGCGATCCGACGAACCGGTAGAACGCGTCCTCGAACGGAACGTCATGCGCCTTGGCATAATCCTCCAGCATGGCCCGCATCGCCGACACTGCGCAGGCCTCCTTCTGCCCTTCGCTCACCTCGTCATGCAAGCGCGTCATAGTGGTCGCTCCTCACGAATTCGAGGGCCCGCACCGCGGCGTCGGTGCGGAAGCAGAACTGGTCGTCCAGCCTGTTCGGCAACAGCGTCTGGATGGCTATCGCGTCCGCCTCCGGCGTGCCCGGCTCGCCATAGCCGCCCGCCACGTATAGCTGCAACGTGCGCGCGGTGCGATCGTTCGCGATCTTGCCTCCCACGATGTCGACCTCGCGAAACGCATCCAACACGCCGGGAAAGAGATCAAGGCGCCGGTTGCCCGCCACGAAATGAAGCCATTCCTCGTCGGCGTGTTCGAACATATGGAGGGACAAGGCGTCTGCCAGATGTAGCCGGTACACCGACACCGCTCCGACGCCGTGATCAGGAGAAAGCGCACCCTCCTTGATCTGGCGCTTCACCGACAGCCTCACGAAGCTGTGCGCCTGGTCGTAGGAACTGGTCACGTAGAAACCGCGGCCGAAGTCCTTCCCTACCTTGCACGCCCCCAAATCGATCTCGGGAACGGCCAGGTAGCTTCCATGGTAGAGCAGCATCCCATCGTTCAGCTTTGGCACGGCTCGACCCCCTTCGAGCGAAGATAGGTTTCAACTTCGTCCAGGGCCGCGCGGTAGCCGCTCAAATGCAACAGTCCGTACAGCTCGGCAATGAACCCGAGGACGTCGTGCTCTTTGAACAGCTCGGCGCATTCGAGGGACGTGCGGCCCCACGAAGTTTGCGCCATGCGGAACACCCAGCACTGCATATCGGTGATGTCGATTTCCTCCGGCGTCATGTTCTTCCTCTTCTTACAGCAGCTGCGGCTGGTCGGGCTCGGGGGGTTCGGGGACGCCTCTCGGCGGCTCGGCGGCAGCTGCGGCGGCCTGGGCCTTCGCTGCGTCGCTCGCGCGCAACAGCTCGCCTAAGGTGGCGAAGTCGTTCTCCAGGGCCTCGCGCTTGCTGCCGTCGTAGAGCGCGGCGGCCGGATGGAAGATGGGGAACACCTTGAACTTGCCCGCGCGCTGCACGGTGCCGTGCAGGCGCGTGATGCCGATCTCGGTCTTCAGGATGAACTTCGTGGAGAAGTTGCCCAGCGTCACGAGGAACTCCGGATCGATGGTGCGCGTCTGCTCGCGCAGGTACGGCGTGCAGAGCTCGATCTCCTCCGGGCGCGGGTCGCGGTTCCCCGGCGGGCGGCACT is part of the Arabiibacter massiliensis genome and encodes:
- a CDS encoding DUF3990 domain-containing protein, translating into MPKLNDGMLLYHGSYLAVPEIDLGACKVGKDFGRGFYVTSSYDQAHSFVRLSVKRQIKEGALSPDHGVGAVSVYRLHLADALSLHMFEHADEEWLHFVAGNRRLDLFPGVLDAFREVDIVGGKIANDRTARTLQLYVAGGYGEPGTPEADAIAIQTLLPNRLDDQFCFRTDAAVRALEFVRSDHYDALA
- a CDS encoding uracil-DNA glycosylase encodes the protein MSKPHIPLDEIRAQVADCRKCPLADGRTQTVFGVGNPEARVMIIGEAPGKNEDLQGEPFVGAAGKYLNELLAVAGLTREDVFIANVLKCRPPGNRDPRPEEIELCTPYLREQTRTIDPEFLVTLGNFSTKFILKTEIGITRLHGTVQRAGKFKVFPIFHPAAALYDGSKREALENDFATLGELLRASDAAKAQAAAAAAEPPRGVPEPPEPDQPQLL
- a CDS encoding DUF3791 domain-containing protein produces the protein MTPEEIDITDMQCWVFRMAQTSWGRTSLECAELFKEHDVLGFIAELYGLLHLSGYRAALDEVETYLRSKGVEPCQS